Below is a window of Triticum aestivum cultivar Chinese Spring unplaced genomic scaffold, IWGSC CS RefSeq v2.1 scaffold284124, whole genome shotgun sequence DNA.
GGCGATCTACAACGTGGGCGAGCGGGGCGGCGCATGGGACCTTAGCACCAACTACGACACTTGGGCATCCTCTAGGAACTTCCAAACGAGCGATCAAATCGTCTTCAAGTACTCCCCTCAGGCACACGACGTCCTCGAGGTCAGCAAGGCAGACTACGACTCCTGCAGCACCGCCAGCCCTGTCACCACCTTCAACTCCGGGAATGATGTCGTGACCCTCACCGCCACTGGTACCCGCTACTTCATCTGCGGTTTCCCTGGTCATTGCGCGGGCGGCATGAAGGTTAAGATCGATGTCATGCCAGGCTCCTCCTCTTCGTCACCCGCCCCGGCGAACGGCCCAAGTGCAAGCAATGCTCCCCCGCCGACTCCTGTCTCCACTGCCACCAATGTGCAGGCCACCGGGTTTGGCCTTGCTGTTTTGCTTGCCGTTGTCGGCCTCATGGCTTGAGTGCATCTCTGCATTCGCAGGCACATGTGTACTTTATGTATAGTTAAGAAATTATTACTAGCAATTTTCTGTGTGTATAGTCAAGTAGTTATGTGTATGTTGGACGTATTTTGGGCTTTGCGTTTTGTTGATTCATTTTGGAGGAT
It encodes the following:
- the LOC123177155 gene encoding mavicyanin-like; the protein is MAAMRTILLVVAAMAVLSSASAAIYNVGERGGAWDLSTNYDTWASSRNFQTSDQIVFKYSPQAHDVLEVSKADYDSCSTASPVTTFNSGNDVVTLTATGTRYFICGFPGHCAGGMKVKIDVMPGSSSSSPAPANGPSASNAPPPTPVSTATNVQATGFGLAVLLAVVGLMA